From the genome of Ornithobacterium rhinotracheale, one region includes:
- the ubiE gene encoding bifunctional demethylmenaquinone methyltransferase/2-methoxy-6-polyprenyl-1,4-benzoquinol methylase UbiE, translating to MSKEIKPYNTQKSKKTEVQEMFDNVSPKYDFLNRLLSARIDVLWRNKVVKIIQKTEPSKILDVATGTGDLAITLAKKIEDVKITGYDLSEGMLSYGRKKVKAEGLENQIQMIQGDAENMPFEEASFDVVTASFGVRNFENLEKGLLEFLRVLRPGGKIVILEFSQPQKFPMKQLYHFYSFKILPLVGRIFSKDPRAYTYLPESVMAFPYGEEMCKIMEGIGCKNVKATQLTAGIATIYECEK from the coding sequence ATGTCTAAAGAAATAAAACCCTATAATACCCAAAAGAGTAAGAAAACTGAGGTCCAAGAAATGTTTGACAATGTTTCGCCTAAGTATGATTTTCTTAACCGATTGCTTTCTGCTAGAATTGATGTTTTATGGCGTAATAAAGTCGTGAAAATCATTCAAAAAACAGAGCCCAGCAAAATTCTAGATGTAGCAACGGGTACGGGAGATTTAGCAATTACTTTAGCTAAAAAAATCGAAGATGTCAAAATCACAGGTTATGACTTGTCTGAAGGTATGCTCTCTTATGGTAGAAAAAAAGTGAAAGCCGAGGGGCTTGAAAATCAAATTCAAATGATTCAAGGAGATGCCGAAAATATGCCGTTTGAAGAAGCGAGTTTTGATGTGGTGACGGCTTCGTTTGGTGTGCGTAATTTTGAGAATTTAGAAAAAGGCTTATTGGAATTTTTACGCGTTTTGCGCCCAGGCGGAAAAATTGTAATTCTCGAATTTTCTCAGCCACAGAAATTTCCGATGAAGCAATTGTATCATTTTTATTCATTCAAAATTTTACCGCTTGTGGGAAGAATTTTCTCCAAAGACCCACGAGCATATACTTACTTGCCCGAATCGGTAATGGCGTTCCCGTATGGTGAAGAAATGTGCAAAATCATGGAAGGCATTGGCTGCAAAAATGTGAAAGCTACGCAACTTACGGCGGGGATTGCTACCATTTATGAATGCGAAAAATAG
- a CDS encoding nucleoside permease, which produces MGTKTKLILISFLQFFVWGAWLITMANFWFGTKHWNAAEFGAVFSTMGIASLFMPTLMGIVADRWINAEKLYGALHILYAGTLFLLPSMVSPTAFFWLMLLAMIFYMPTIAFSNSIAYSLLKRDDYDVVKEFPSIRVFGTIGFIAAMWLTNLTGNKASENQFYIAGAVALVLGLYSFTLPKCPPQNLIPKNASWSEKLGLNAFRLFKNYKMALFFVFSMLLGAALQLTNAYGDIFLSDFGNNPEYVNSAVVRFSTVIMSISQISEVFFILAIPFFLKKFGIKKVMLISMIAWVLRFGFFAYGEPAGFGFVLILLSNIVYGMAFDFFNISGSLFVENTTSEKIRSSAQGLFMMMTNGIGAILGSTISGWLIEQFYTLPNGEILWHDVWLVFSAYSLVVAILFAIMFKHKHNPQEVANAL; this is translated from the coding sequence ATGGGGACAAAGACTAAATTAATATTAATCAGTTTTTTACAGTTTTTTGTTTGGGGAGCTTGGCTTATTACTATGGCAAACTTTTGGTTTGGGACAAAACATTGGAATGCAGCGGAGTTCGGTGCTGTTTTCTCAACCATGGGAATTGCCTCGCTATTTATGCCCACTTTGATGGGGATTGTGGCAGACCGATGGATTAATGCGGAAAAGTTATACGGAGCTTTGCACATTTTATATGCAGGAACTTTATTTTTGTTGCCAAGCATGGTAAGCCCTACGGCATTTTTCTGGTTAATGCTTTTGGCAATGATTTTTTATATGCCCACAATTGCATTCTCAAACTCAATTGCTTATAGCTTGCTCAAAAGAGATGACTACGATGTGGTAAAGGAATTTCCATCGATTCGTGTTTTTGGAACAATTGGTTTTATCGCAGCCATGTGGCTTACTAATTTAACTGGGAATAAAGCCTCAGAAAATCAATTCTATATAGCGGGAGCAGTGGCATTGGTGCTAGGGCTTTATTCATTCACTTTACCAAAATGCCCACCTCAAAACTTAATCCCGAAAAACGCAAGCTGGTCAGAGAAATTAGGACTAAATGCCTTTAGATTATTTAAAAATTATAAAATGGCATTGTTCTTTGTATTCTCGATGTTGCTCGGTGCGGCACTTCAATTAACAAATGCTTATGGCGATATTTTCTTGTCGGATTTTGGAAACAATCCAGAATATGTCAATAGTGCTGTGGTGAGATTTTCGACCGTGATTATGTCAATTTCACAAATTTCTGAGGTCTTCTTTATTTTAGCCATTCCCTTCTTTTTAAAGAAATTCGGAATTAAGAAAGTAATGCTCATCAGTATGATCGCTTGGGTATTGAGATTTGGGTTCTTTGCTTATGGCGAACCTGCAGGATTCGGATTTGTGTTGATTTTATTGTCTAACATTGTGTATGGCATGGCGTTCGATTTCTTCAATATTTCGGGTTCACTTTTCGTGGAAAATACTACTAGTGAGAAAATTCGTTCATCGGCTCAAGGTTTATTTATGATGATGACTAATGGAATTGGGGCTATTTTAGGTAGTACCATTTCTGGTTGGCTTATCGAGCAATTTTACACTTTGCCAAACGGCGAAATCCTGTGGCATGATGTATGGCTCGTATTCTCGGCTTATTCGCTTGTAGTAGCTATCTTGTTTGCAATTATGTTTAAACATAAACATAACCCACAAGAAGTGGCAAATGCACTTTAA
- a CDS encoding CD225/dispanin family protein: protein MEEINKNFNPPPKENYLTLAIVASVLGVLTCGIFGLLIGFTASFFAMRYNKAYKAAQYAEAYRYKRISRVLSFGLIILSVFLMIMVAYVYKFHPELFQQALDEINQKMQQQNQ from the coding sequence ATGGAGGAAATTAATAAGAATTTTAACCCGCCACCCAAGGAAAATTATTTAACGCTTGCTATTGTTGCAAGTGTGTTGGGCGTGCTTACATGCGGGATTTTTGGATTGTTGATTGGTTTTACAGCATCTTTTTTTGCCATGCGTTATAATAAGGCTTATAAAGCGGCACAGTATGCAGAAGCCTATCGCTATAAGAGAATTTCAAGAGTTTTATCTTTTGGGCTTATTATACTTTCGGTATTTTTAATGATTATGGTAGCATATGTTTATAAATTTCACCCAGAATTGTTTCAGCAAGCCTTGGATGAAATTAACCAGAAAATGCAACAGCAAAATCAATAA
- a CDS encoding electron transfer flavoprotein subunit alpha/FixB family protein: protein MSVLVYAETHQGKFKKSAFEALSYAQNLNEEIAALCVNAIQPEELFAYGAQKVINLQSEQAIDAQTIAKQIDCEQFNFIVMSHATQGLNLAPQLAAKSSTALITNVVSEPSQFSPLRVGRKAFSGKAIMEVESDAKCNILCLAVNAFELKQNPVAGEVENKSVSAEDSQISVEKVEALSNAKDLKTAEIVVSGGRGLKNAENFKLLEDLAEVLGAATACSKPVSDMDWRPHSEHVGQTGKNIAPNLYIAAGISGAIQHLAGVNGSKRILVINTDAEAPFFKAADYGIVGDAMEVLPKLTEALRKLKA from the coding sequence ATGTCAGTTTTAGTATATGCAGAAACCCATCAAGGGAAATTTAAAAAAAGTGCTTTTGAAGCCCTTTCGTATGCACAAAATTTAAACGAAGAAATTGCAGCCCTTTGCGTAAATGCCATTCAGCCAGAGGAATTGTTTGCATATGGTGCACAGAAAGTAATCAATCTTCAATCAGAACAAGCGATAGATGCACAAACTATTGCAAAGCAAATCGATTGCGAACAGTTTAACTTTATCGTTATGTCGCACGCCACACAAGGGCTGAATTTAGCCCCGCAACTAGCGGCAAAAAGTAGCACTGCTCTGATTACCAATGTAGTAAGCGAGCCTAGCCAATTCTCGCCATTGCGTGTAGGGCGTAAAGCATTTTCGGGCAAGGCAATTATGGAGGTGGAAAGCGATGCAAAATGCAATATTTTGTGTTTGGCTGTAAATGCCTTCGAATTAAAACAAAATCCCGTAGCAGGCGAAGTGGAAAATAAATCCGTTTCAGCTGAAGATAGCCAAATCTCGGTTGAAAAAGTAGAAGCTTTAAGCAATGCCAAAGATTTAAAAACGGCTGAAATTGTGGTTTCCGGTGGGCGTGGACTCAAAAATGCCGAAAATTTTAAATTATTGGAAGATTTAGCCGAAGTTCTAGGAGCTGCCACAGCGTGTTCAAAACCAGTATCAGACATGGATTGGAGACCACACAGCGAGCATGTGGGGCAAACGGGAAAAAACATTGCCCCCAATTTATATATCGCCGCAGGAATTTCAGGAGCGATTCAGCATTTGGCGGGTGTGAATGGTTCCAAAAGAATTTTGGTAATCAATACCGATGCCGAGGCACCATTCTTTAAAGCGGCAGATTATGGCATCGTGGGTGATGCCATGGAGGTTTTGCCAAAACTTACAGAGGCTTTAAGAAAGCTAAAAGCTTAA
- a CDS encoding bifunctional nuclease family protein has product MDLVKLSIRGISYSSANSEAYILILEEDETQKKIPIVIGNFEAQAIAMALEKDLSTPRPLTHDLFVTFIQRMNAKLKSVIIYKFHEGVFFSNLIFEKENGELFELDSRTSDAIALGLRVEAPIFAYQQVVQQAGVEFKIVEDEEAEEEEAELDEIDKIEQTIEEVIEEVANTPSPSDIRQKDMDEKTLAYSYKFIKETMDKLPFGNISWRTFNNNDLEGLKNIAISHEDYEFAAMVVEELKRRENSK; this is encoded by the coding sequence ATGGATTTAGTAAAACTTAGTATACGAGGAATCTCTTATAGTAGTGCCAATTCTGAGGCATATATTTTAATTTTAGAAGAAGATGAAACACAAAAGAAAATTCCTATCGTAATCGGAAATTTTGAGGCTCAGGCAATTGCGATGGCTCTCGAGAAGGATTTGAGCACTCCACGACCACTCACACATGATTTGTTTGTAACCTTTATTCAAAGAATGAATGCAAAATTAAAGTCGGTGATTATTTACAAATTTCACGAAGGTGTTTTCTTTTCTAATTTAATTTTTGAGAAAGAAAACGGAGAATTGTTTGAGCTAGATTCTCGCACATCAGATGCCATAGCACTTGGATTGCGAGTGGAGGCACCTATTTTTGCGTATCAGCAAGTAGTGCAGCAGGCAGGCGTGGAGTTTAAAATTGTGGAAGATGAGGAAGCAGAAGAAGAGGAAGCTGAGCTGGATGAAATAGATAAAATAGAACAAACCATAGAGGAGGTGATCGAAGAGGTGGCAAATACGCCCAGCCCAAGCGATATCCGCCAAAAAGATATGGACGAAAAAACTTTAGCTTATTCTTATAAGTTTATAAAAGAAACGATGGATAAACTTCCTTTCGGAAACATATCATGGAGAACTTTTAATAACAATGATTTAGAAGGTTTAAAAAATATTGCAATCAGTCATGAAGATTATGAATTTGCAGCAATGGTGGTAGAAGAACTTAAAAGAAGAGAAAATTCAAAATAA
- a CDS encoding YggS family pyridoxal phosphate-dependent enzyme: MSLVENYQKIKKSLPAEVVLVAVSKTKPIEDIQALYDAGVRDFGENKIQEMCEKYESLPKDIRWHMIGALQSNKVKYMAEFVHLIHGVHKKSLLKEIDKRAAQAGRVQEVLLEVKIAEEDSKHGMTRQSAREMLETQANFPNVKIAGLMGMATFTDDESQVTEEFKELHQIFADLQKDFPQLQTLSMGMSGDYPIAVEQGSSMVRVGSKIFGERNYH; encoded by the coding sequence ATGAGCCTTGTAGAAAATTACCAAAAAATCAAAAAATCATTGCCTGCGGAAGTGGTGCTGGTTGCGGTATCTAAGACCAAACCTATAGAGGATATCCAAGCCTTGTACGATGCAGGCGTGCGAGATTTTGGTGAAAATAAAATCCAAGAAATGTGCGAAAAATACGAATCTTTGCCAAAAGACATTCGTTGGCACATGATTGGAGCATTGCAATCCAATAAGGTGAAATACATGGCAGAATTTGTGCACTTGATTCATGGTGTGCATAAAAAATCATTACTAAAAGAAATCGACAAGCGTGCAGCACAGGCAGGTCGTGTGCAAGAAGTTTTGCTTGAAGTAAAAATTGCTGAGGAAGATTCCAAGCATGGAATGACACGCCAATCGGCACGCGAAATGCTAGAAACACAAGCCAATTTCCCAAATGTGAAAATTGCGGGTTTAATGGGCATGGCAACTTTTACCGATGATGAATCTCAAGTGACAGAGGAGTTTAAAGAATTACACCAGATTTTTGCAGATTTACAAAAAGATTTTCCGCAATTGCAAACCCTTTCTATGGGCATGAGCGGCGATTATCCCATAGCGGTGGAGCAGGGAAGTAGCATGGTGCGCGTGGGGAGTAAAATCTTTGGCGAAAGAAATTACCATTAG
- a CDS encoding ABC transporter substrate-binding protein, whose amino-acid sequence MVAFFSCNQAPKIDDCKVFRLNRYENVSSLDPAFARSKSNNWMCNLIYTGLVNFDDSLHIVPEIAKKWNISPDGKKYTFTLRNDVYFQPNQVFGKDSTRLVVAEDFVYSFDRLKDPKIGSSGGFVLNNVENYKALNDSVLEINLKQAFPPFLGLLCMKYCSVVPHEIFDAGLDFNNNPVGTGPFQFQLWEDNVKLVLKKNPLFYLKDEKGKKLPYLDFVSVKFLPEKHSEFLQLVQGKVDMLASLDPSYKDELLTPKGELQEKYKSSLEMIKAPYLNTEYLCFYLDGNEFLAPELRKAINSAIDKDKMIMYLRNNIGFPANGGFIPQGLPGHSAKIGEGYNPQKSRALIADYKAKNKSLPSLKLVTTQEYADVCEFVQSELNKVGFPIQVNVVDPATLRDGKANGKFPFFRANWGADYPDAENFLALFYSKNLAPSGPNYSHFKNQKFDAFYEQAINTNDENERAKLYQKMDEILMQEMPVIPTFYDQSTTFLRKNVHGFTTSPINMLDLTRVWKD is encoded by the coding sequence TTGGTTGCATTTTTTTCGTGTAATCAAGCACCGAAAATTGATGATTGTAAGGTTTTTAGGCTTAATCGTTACGAAAATGTTTCTTCGCTTGATCCTGCTTTTGCGCGTAGCAAATCCAACAACTGGATGTGTAATTTAATTTATACAGGTTTAGTCAATTTTGACGATAGTTTGCACATCGTTCCCGAAATTGCTAAAAAATGGAATATTTCGCCCGATGGCAAAAAATATACTTTTACATTACGAAACGATGTTTATTTTCAGCCCAATCAAGTCTTTGGTAAAGATTCAACACGCTTGGTAGTGGCAGAAGATTTTGTGTATAGTTTCGACCGATTAAAAGACCCAAAAATCGGTTCGTCGGGAGGTTTTGTTTTAAACAATGTAGAAAACTACAAAGCATTAAACGATAGTGTTTTAGAAATAAATTTAAAACAGGCTTTTCCTCCGTTTTTAGGGCTTTTGTGCATGAAATATTGTTCGGTGGTGCCACACGAAATTTTTGATGCAGGATTAGATTTTAATAATAATCCAGTCGGCACAGGGCCATTTCAATTCCAGTTGTGGGAAGATAATGTTAAATTAGTTTTAAAGAAAAATCCATTGTTTTATTTAAAGGACGAAAAAGGAAAAAAATTGCCATATTTGGATTTTGTGTCGGTGAAATTTCTACCCGAAAAACACAGCGAATTTTTACAATTAGTGCAAGGCAAAGTGGACATGCTTGCGAGTTTAGACCCGTCGTACAAAGATGAATTGCTTACACCCAAAGGCGAGTTGCAAGAAAAGTATAAATCATCGCTCGAGATGATAAAAGCGCCTTATTTAAATACCGAATATTTATGTTTTTATCTCGATGGAAATGAATTCTTAGCACCTGAATTAAGAAAAGCCATAAACTCCGCCATCGACAAGGACAAAATGATTATGTACTTGCGCAATAACATCGGATTTCCTGCCAATGGCGGTTTTATTCCGCAGGGGTTGCCTGGGCATTCGGCTAAAATAGGAGAGGGCTATAATCCGCAAAAATCTCGCGCATTGATTGCTGATTATAAGGCTAAAAATAAATCTTTGCCATCGCTTAAATTGGTAACGACACAAGAGTATGCCGATGTTTGCGAATTTGTTCAGTCTGAGCTAAATAAAGTAGGTTTCCCTATCCAAGTAAATGTGGTGGATCCCGCAACATTGCGCGACGGTAAAGCCAATGGAAAGTTTCCATTTTTCAGAGCCAATTGGGGCGCAGATTATCCCGATGCCGAAAACTTTTTAGCTCTGTTTTATAGTAAAAACTTAGCACCTTCGGGACCCAATTATTCGCATTTTAAAAATCAAAAATTTGATGCGTTTTATGAGCAAGCGATAAACACAAACGACGAAAACGAGCGTGCTAAGCTGTACCAAAAAATGGACGAAATCTTGATGCAGGAAATGCCTGTGATTCCTACTTTTTACGACCAGAGTACCACTTTTTTACGAAAAAATGTCCACGGATTTACGACAAGCCCTATCAATATGCTTGATTTAACCCGTGTATGGAAAGATTAA
- a CDS encoding DUF1015 domain-containing protein encodes MIQFRPFKGIRPAKAKAASVATKNIDYYDSAEIDYELKNNPDSFFKVIEPALLGDDEASLVKVRENLETFIKEKILLKDPSSYYIYEQEDAKHGKTLGIIGVVSLDDYKNGLIKRHENTLKERQEKFTRYLKTINLQPDPVLLTFPENSNIEMIISMITVKTPCLEFSGSDQHTHRLWQVKDRLLMQQLKFAIEKLPALYIADGHHRMESAVQYTQHRRAQEPDYFGGEMFNYTLAVIIPGNFLKIYDYNRLVKDLNGLSEEAFLEKLKTVFSVIEKKSPYYPSSKHHLSMYLNGNFYALYVNHSYRGVPKALGELDTYLWEEHIMKPILGIQDSRESDKVEFVKGTGDINGIMKMKELVDKGEYKVAFGFYPIALKDLKLVADEDKTMPPKSTYIYPKFLSALTMLDLDD; translated from the coding sequence ATGATACAATTTAGGCCTTTTAAGGGGATCCGTCCAGCCAAAGCCAAAGCCGCCAGTGTGGCAACAAAAAACATAGATTACTATGATTCGGCTGAAATTGATTATGAGTTAAAAAATAATCCAGATTCTTTCTTTAAAGTAATTGAACCAGCTTTGTTAGGAGATGACGAAGCGAGTTTGGTAAAAGTAAGAGAAAATCTAGAAACATTTATCAAAGAAAAAATTTTATTAAAAGACCCTAGTTCTTATTACATTTATGAGCAAGAGGACGCCAAGCATGGGAAAACACTTGGAATCATAGGAGTAGTAAGTTTAGATGACTATAAAAATGGTCTGATTAAAAGACACGAAAATACACTCAAAGAACGACAGGAGAAGTTTACGAGATACTTGAAGACCATCAACTTGCAGCCAGATCCTGTGCTGCTCACTTTTCCAGAAAATAGCAATATAGAAATGATCATTTCTATGATTACGGTAAAAACTCCTTGTTTAGAATTTTCGGGTTCAGACCAGCACACACATCGTTTGTGGCAGGTGAAGGATCGCTTGCTCATGCAGCAATTAAAGTTTGCGATAGAGAAATTACCCGCACTCTATATTGCAGATGGGCACCATCGCATGGAAAGCGCCGTGCAATATACACAGCACCGCAGAGCTCAGGAGCCAGACTACTTCGGGGGAGAAATGTTTAACTACACCCTCGCCGTGATTATTCCAGGGAATTTTCTGAAAATTTACGACTACAATCGCCTAGTGAAAGACTTAAATGGGCTGAGCGAGGAGGCGTTTTTAGAAAAACTAAAAACCGTATTTAGCGTTATTGAAAAGAAATCGCCCTACTACCCATCAAGCAAGCACCATTTATCCATGTATCTAAATGGGAATTTCTATGCACTTTATGTAAACCACAGCTATCGTGGTGTGCCAAAAGCATTGGGAGAATTAGACACATACTTGTGGGAAGAACATATCATGAAACCTATTTTAGGGATTCAGGATTCTCGCGAGAGCGACAAAGTAGAATTTGTAAAAGGAACAGGCGATATCAACGGAATTATGAAAATGAAGGAATTGGTGGACAAAGGTGAGTACAAAGTAGCCTTTGGTTTCTATCCAATTGCACTCAAAGATTTAAAATTAGTGGCAGATGAAGACAAAACCATGCCACCTAAGAGCACCTACATTTATCCCAAATTTTTATCGGCACTCACCATGTTAGACTTAGATGATTAA
- a CDS encoding FUSC family membrane protein: MSYIQSLRNQFNRYWIENFIKVPNKLWALKVTLCIAVLLVPVKIFGDAFIATTLGLGIVATSLAETDVHPRGRLKSLLSSIILLPILSLFVELTINIPWLFIIGIGITTFWLTLLGGRDARFQGVTFGGLLIITYTMLGTGAHKPFYYQPIFFFLGGAFYSAVSLFLLYQKPWRILQEQVAFGYEKLAEYFNIKSKLFPSLPEDQEKIRNELALLNIEVFQQIEQIKKDLYSFTNESSAESMHRIDVFYQKWYMLQMLHERATSSHDQYDVLSKEAPNKELIQGLGQMMKEIANALHLYAQSLLSNSVYQHPISLDWTASAMRDLMAHYSKDSENKALRLLFKNLNEINYILKHIDELPIEEQQRAVNQKISTEKPSISQLLNPSNSRFRFAVRISLCFVVGYAIMYLFNIDKGAWILLTSLIVCQQTYNATRQRILYRVLGTFLGVIVGVLIANLIPTAAGQVIVLLISIYSFNYYLKKNYTIAVIFITIFVLEAFNIQSNKGLLVMAPRLIDTLIGALLAYCAVRFLWPDWQYKQLNGILKNALLKNKRYFESVYDIGVGNTTYLHNQRSAHRADNTLTNAWKGMKLEPKSKQKMIATARNLTYLNHTLLSYISAFGVHKTKDFVSSEELFYCIRVSETLDQILSLWKNPEVDYTQELAECDKLVDELQVLKNSTTHKNYIFIYNVARISKDLFHESLDLLKVEHVD, from the coding sequence ATGAGCTATATTCAATCTCTCAGAAACCAATTCAATCGCTATTGGATTGAAAATTTCATCAAAGTACCAAATAAATTATGGGCGCTCAAAGTTACCTTGTGTATCGCTGTTTTGCTCGTGCCTGTTAAGATTTTTGGAGATGCGTTTATCGCTACCACTTTGGGACTTGGGATTGTGGCAACATCGCTTGCCGAGACCGATGTACACCCGCGCGGGAGATTAAAATCGCTTTTATCATCTATTATTCTATTACCGATTCTCAGTCTTTTTGTAGAGCTCACGATAAACATTCCGTGGCTCTTCATCATCGGGATTGGGATTACCACTTTCTGGCTCACTTTGCTAGGGGGGAGAGATGCACGCTTTCAGGGAGTTACCTTTGGTGGATTGCTCATTATTACTTATACCATGCTCGGTACGGGAGCACATAAGCCATTTTATTATCAGCCCATATTTTTCTTTTTAGGAGGTGCGTTTTATAGTGCAGTTTCATTGTTTTTATTATATCAAAAACCTTGGAGAATCCTTCAAGAGCAAGTAGCATTTGGCTATGAAAAACTCGCCGAATATTTTAATATTAAATCTAAATTATTTCCGAGTTTGCCTGAAGATCAAGAGAAAATTCGTAACGAATTGGCGTTGTTAAACATTGAGGTTTTTCAGCAAATTGAGCAAATCAAAAAAGATTTATACAGCTTTACCAACGAGTCTTCGGCGGAATCTATGCATCGAATCGATGTTTTTTATCAAAAATGGTATATGCTGCAAATGTTGCACGAGCGTGCGACTTCGAGCCACGACCAGTATGATGTTTTATCTAAAGAGGCACCGAACAAAGAGCTGATTCAAGGGCTGGGGCAGATGATGAAAGAGATTGCCAATGCGCTACATTTGTACGCACAAAGTTTGTTGTCTAATTCAGTGTATCAGCACCCGATAAGTCTGGACTGGACGGCAAGTGCCATGCGAGATTTAATGGCGCATTATTCTAAGGATTCAGAAAATAAGGCGTTGCGTCTTTTGTTTAAAAACTTAAATGAAATTAATTATATTTTAAAACACATCGACGAGTTACCAATCGAGGAACAGCAACGCGCGGTGAACCAAAAAATCTCAACCGAAAAGCCAAGTATTTCGCAATTGCTGAATCCGAGCAATTCGCGTTTCAGATTTGCCGTGCGCATCAGCCTTTGTTTTGTAGTGGGCTACGCCATAATGTATTTATTTAATATTGATAAAGGTGCTTGGATTTTGCTCACCTCGCTCATCGTTTGTCAGCAAACCTACAACGCCACTCGTCAGCGAATTTTGTATCGTGTGCTTGGGACTTTCTTGGGCGTGATTGTGGGAGTGTTGATTGCGAATTTAATCCCTACTGCGGCGGGGCAAGTCATTGTGTTGTTGATTTCGATTTATTCATTTAATTATTATTTAAAGAAAAATTACACCATTGCGGTAATTTTTATTACGATTTTTGTGTTGGAGGCGTTCAACATTCAGTCTAACAAAGGATTGCTTGTTATGGCACCACGCTTGATCGATACGCTCATCGGAGCATTATTGGCTTATTGTGCTGTGAGATTCCTTTGGCCAGATTGGCAATACAAGCAGCTCAACGGAATCTTGAAAAATGCTTTGCTTAAAAACAAACGCTATTTTGAATCTGTGTACGATATCGGCGTAGGAAATACGACTTATTTACACAATCAGCGTAGTGCGCACCGAGCAGATAACACGCTTACCAACGCTTGGAAAGGAATGAAACTCGAGCCCAAAAGCAAACAAAAAATGATTGCAACGGCACGAAATTTAACTTATTTAAACCATACCTTGCTTTCGTATATTTCGGCATTTGGCGTACATAAAACAAAAGATTTTGTGTCCTCGGAAGAGTTGTTTTACTGCATTCGTGTGTCTGAAACGCTCGATCAGATTTTAAGCCTATGGAAAAATCCAGAAGTGGACTATACACAAGAGCTTGCCGAATGCGATAAATTGGTAGATGAATTGCAAGTACTTAAAAATTCAACAACGCACAAAAACTATATTTTCATCTACAATGTAGCGAGAATTTCCAAAGATCTTTTTCACGAAAGTTTAGACTTATTGAAGGTGGAGCATGTGGATTAA